One Vanessa cardui chromosome 23, ilVanCard2.1, whole genome shotgun sequence DNA segment encodes these proteins:
- the LOC124539821 gene encoding E3 ubiquitin-protein ligase LRSAM1-like, whose product MTDIYETSMQLNMYEEDSNEETTLNLSSQGLVNIPKINNNFLSMIYLQNNKLKNLSDDFFPSLPNLMWLDLRDNELTDIPKTVKNHRSLSHLLLQNNKITHLPNELGTVLTLKVLQLSGNPIISPPKDILNAGIAKILTYLYDNYVDEKFEAETSQSDKVENNVDCEDKFIRGARSYNSVLDGDKLQSHKTLTVQFNEKDIYEDDEEKGNYSKVKGKCPKLPKSRTKTLPQYCQSAKYLKPVFTLPKKMQDEKIKNSFLMDLALKKQKDLIAKRDKILQGKRNIELLRNWRREYKNKQITLSLENNSFKMIPKSYPYDTSPEYMTLLSREDIEKDLPDKYKRRLYRKCKPTVPRKNNNDVHLAMKIKQLFENLEAIDLNRETMSPRTEQKVLQGEIQKISEIKQKLMELSTTNTRSVAEQNA is encoded by the exons atgactgATATTTATGAAACTTCTAtgcaattaaatatgtatgaagAAGATTCTAATGAAGAAACCACGCTTAATCTTTCATCGCAAGGCTTGGTGAATATTccgaaaattaataacaattttttaagt atgatatatttacaaaataacaaattaaaaaacctaTCCGATGATTTTTTTCCATCTTTGCCAAACTTAATGTGGCTTGATTTGAGAGATAATGAATTAACTGATATTCCAAAAACAGTAAAAAATCATAGATCACTAAGTCATCTGcttctacaaaataataaaattacacatttgCCGAATGAATTAGGTACTGTTTTGACTTTGAAAGTGCTTCAATTGAGCGGAAATCCTATTATAAGTCCGccaaaagatattttaaacgCGGGAATTGCTAAAATTTTGACATATCTTTATGATAATTATGTCGATGAAAAATTCGAAGCTGAAACTTCGCAATCCGATAAGGTAGAGAATAATGTTGACTGTGAAGATAAATTTATAAGAGGAGCTCGCAGTTACAATTCCGTGTTGGACGGAGACAAACTACAATCACATAAAACTTTAACAGTGCAGTTTAACGAAAAAGACATCTACGAGGATGACGAAGAGAAAGGAAATTATTCCAAAGTAAAGGGAAAATGTCCTAAACTGCCCAAAAGTCGCACCAAAACGTTACCGCAATATTGTCAAAGTGCTAAATATTTAAAGCCAGTTTTTACTCTTCCTAAAAAAATGCaagatgaaaaaattaaaaattctttcttgATGGATTTGGCTTTGAAGAAGCAAAAAGATCTTATTGCTAAGAGAGATAAAATATTGCAAGGGAAGAG GAACATCGAGCTACTTCGCAACTGGCGTagggaatataaaaataaacagatcACATTATCTTTAGAGAATAATTCCTTTAAAATGATTCCCAAGAGCTATCCATATGACACAAGTCCAGAATACATGACGCTGCTCAGTCGAGAAGACATCGAAAAAGATTTACCTGATAAATATAAAAGGAGGTTGTATAGAAAGTGTAAACCTACAGTTCCCAGAAAGAACAATAACGATGTTCACTTGGCTATGAAGATTAAgcaattatttgaaaacttgGAAGCTATTGATTTGAATAGAGAAACGATGTCTCCGAGAACGGAGCAGAAAGTGCTTCAAGGAGAAATACAAAAG ATATCAgaaatcaaacaaaaattaatggaACTCTCGACAACAAACACGAGATCGGTTGCTGAACAAAATGCATAA